The stretch of DNA AATGAGCCTGGCTGACTTACCACTCTCGGATCATCCAACTCTGTCATCCCTCTTCACTCTTTGACTCCTTCAACTGACGCTGTCTCGCCCTCACCACCCTCCGAACTCTGACGCACACACAGCCTTATCCAGGTGCAGGGTGCATGGCTTGAAAATATAAATTGGTGAGACATTTCCAAAATTTAAAAACGCCATGGGGAAGAGTTTGATGTGACAAATCCAGCCCCGTTCCCCGTCAATCGATCCGAACACTGGAAACCCGTCTTTAGTCCACTAACTCGACACTCCACTCTACAGAACGCTACAACCATAGCCTAAACTTTTCAGACATCAATGCATGAAAATTGGAAATTGAGGTGAGACAACATgaaaaatatatttttttgaaaaaaatttGGAGCAAAGCAACTGTGAAACAAACAACGGCTAGACTGACGACAAGGAATGGCAAAAATCGTGAAAAATGGCAATTATTCGCAGCTAGTCCCGTGACCGGGAGATATTCGGTTGCCGGTTTACACAGATTTTCATTTAGCTGGATGATAAGGGAGTCTGAAGATCTGTCATGATGTTTTACATCAGATTAGTTTCGGGAGAGAAACAAAGGCCAGCTACAATATCACACCAGATAAAAGAAGCAATTGAGAGACGACATAATGCCCATGATAAATTCTCTTTTCtcaggtcatgtgacacaCCAGATCACCTGATCCCATCTTCTCTGTCAGCTTATCACCACGGTCTTAGTCCATAAACTTGTACCAACAAGATACATACCActgcagtatgtacagtagcacaTCTCGATGCCTCCTGAAATCGCACAATAGGCAGTCAGATTAGGCAGTCAGATTAGTGCACTCACGTGGCTCGACCATATCAAGTCATGTGGCCCCTAGCAGtacgtcacgtgatccaaTCCACCATACCACAACGAGTATCCTCTCTCCTTCGATGTATCTCTGATGACATCATACTACCTTTTTGGTCACTGATTAGGTTTAGAGAAGGGGGAAGATACGGTGGTAATTGTCAGTATTACGGCGGCTAAAGTGGCTACCTGAAGGAAATAAACCCACAAAACTAGTCTCTAGATATGGTTTGGTGCGCAGACTCTTTTCAGCTGTCTCGCCAGCTCCTTTTGAAAAGTTTCACCAGGGTTAGGCCGCCAATTCAGTGCTTTCCCCCAGGTTAGGGTTGCTCCGTACTCTGGCTCGTGGTTTCAGACAACGGAGCAATTGGGGTGACATTGATTGGAGACGCTGATAGTAGATTGGTCAGGGCTAGGGTAAGAGAATCCAGGGTTAGGGGGTGaccgagagaagaagaagcaaaaaaaatacctTGGAAAAAACTGCACTTCCGCCGGTCTTGTCAGTGGGTAATCTAGCAtctgatttttttctcttctcccaTATTCCAGCAACTCAGTTCATCCGGGTAACACTTTCAAACCTTATTTTTAAACTTTCAAAAATTTTACACCTCCGTTATAAAAGTGAGTACGGCAAAATCACCATCTTTCCACAACACCAAAACACACTATACAAAATGGCTGTGTCTTCCAGTAAAGCCAAGCGAGaagccaagaaggccgagaaggccgccGCCAAGGCAAAGGCCGAGGGAAAGGAGGTTGGAAAGTCCGTGGACGAGATTGTGGCGGAGAACActgagaagatcaaggagctcaagatgcagaaggacaaggacggTCTGTCGGATCGAGTTACCACCGGTGTGCTGGCCTCTCTGGagacgtcacgtgatctgaaGCTGACTTCTGTGTCGCTCAATTTCCACGGAAAAGTGCTGATTCAGGACTCCACTCTCGAGCTCAACTACGGCCAGCGATATGGTCTTCTGGGAGAGAACGGATGTGGAAAGTCGACTTTCCTCAAGGCTTTGGCCGAGCGAGAGTACCCTGTTCCCGAAATTATCGACATCTATCTTCTGAACGAGCCTGCTGAGCCCTCCGAGTGGTCTGCTCTGGAGTACGTTGTGCGagaggccgaggccgagctcAAGCGTCTGGAGCACCAGGTTGAGAAGATCCTTGAGGAGGATGGCCCCGAGTCGCCCATTCTGGAGGATCTGTACGAGCGAATTGACGACATGGACCCCACCACCTTTGAGTCTCGAGCCTCTCTGATTCTGGTCGGTCTGGGTTTCAACTCCAAGACCATtaagaagaagaccaaggatATGTCTGGAGGATGGAAGATGCGAGTTGCTCTTGCCAAGGCTCTTTTCGTCAAGCCcactcttctgctgctcgatGACCCCACTGCCcatctggatctggaggccTGTGTCTGGCTTGAAGAGTACCTCAAGAAGTGGCCTCGAACCCTGATTCTCGTGTCGCACTCCCAGGATTTCCTCAACGGAGTCTGCACCAACATGCTTGATATGCGAATGAAGAAGATGCTACTGTACGGAGGAAACTATGACTCTTACGTCAAGACCCGAAACGAACAGGAGACCAACCAGATGAAGCAGTACcacaagcagcaggaggaaaTCGCACACATCAAGAAGTTCATTGCTTCCGCCGGTACTTACGCAAACCTGGTGCGACAGGCCAAGTCGCGACAGAAGATTCTGGACAAGATGGAGGCCGACGGTCTGATTGAGAAGGTGGTGCCCGACAAGGTGTTTGAGTTCCGATTCCCCGCCGTTGAGAAGCTGCCTCCTCCCGTTCTGTCTTTCGACAACATCACCTTCTCCTACTCTGGTAACCCCGAGGAGAACCTGTACGAGAACCTCAACTTTGGTGTTGATATGGACTCTCGAATCGCTCTGGTTGGTCCCAACGGTGTGGGTAAGTCCACTCTGCTGAAGCTCATGACCGGTCAGCTCCAGCCTACCGGAACCGAGGGCCGAATCTCGCGACACACCCATCTCAAGATTGGTGTCTACTCCCAGCATTCTCAGGACCAGCTGGATCTCACCAAGTCTTCTCTGGAGTTTGTCCGAGACAAGTTTTCCCACATTTCTCACGACTTCCAGTACTGGCGACAGCAGCTGGGTAGATTCGGACTTACTGGTGAGGGCCAGACTGCCCTCATGGCCACTCTTTCCGAGGGTCAGCGATCTCGAGTCGTTTTTGCCCTGCTTGCCATTGAGGCTCCTAACATGATTTTCCTTGATGAGCCTACTAACGGTCTGGATATTCCCACCATTGACTCGCTGGCTCAGGCCATCAACGAGTTTGACGGAGGAGTCGTGGTTGTTTCACACGATTTCCGACTGTTGGACAAGATCGCCAAGGATATTTTCGTGTGCGAGAACAAGACCGCTACCAGATGGGATGGCAGCATCTTGTCgtacaaggccaagctggccaagaacgTGGTCGTTTAATCTGGCTTGTAGCGACAGACTGAACGTTTCAGATTGTGAGCATAGCCGGCAATCTGGACACTTTTTTCACACACATCTTCACACACCGCTGATTACGGTCAATGGTTAGAAAGGGGACGAAAATAGAGTAGAGTAGATAGACTAATGATTCATTGAGACTCGTGTATTGCGTAGCGACTAGATTCAGCGCCACTGGGCTCTCCTCGAGTTGTAGGTATTGGGGAGGTACAGGTAACTGTAGCTACAGGTAGATTGTCCTTGGTCAGTCCGACTGGTTACGCTAAATCTCGTGGATGGACTTCTGGACTGCTGCTCTGATGATGTTGGCTGGAGCGGGTGAAACCTCCTCAATTACTTGGGATTAGTTAAGAGTAAAAGTCTGCTAGGGGTGCAAAAACGGTCTTCGAGATATGCTAGAGATATGCCGATTGTTTCAGATTGTTGAGAGAAGACGTGAAATATCGATTGGATCATGGCATTATAAATGTCACATACAATATTTCGAGCTGTTGAAGTTTTTCTGCGGATCCCGAATGTATATTACTTAGACTTTGTTGAAGAAAAATAGAATACAATAGAATAGAATATGAATAAAAAGATAcgcagaaaaaaaaagaaaaagggGGTGTTCCACTGGGCTGGGATACTGTGACAGAACATGAAACCAAACAACAGATATAGCATTTTCAACTGAGATATAGACTGCCTTATATTTCTACACCTCTACTTCCAACTAAAGTCCATTCTAAAGTCTCACTAAAGTCCCACCAAAGTCCCACTAAAGTCCCACTAGAGTTTCACTAAAATCCCACTAAAATCCAACCACTTCCAACTACTTCCAACTAATCCCATCTAAAAGTCAGTGTTTTGACGgcactgtacatacagcacTAGAGAAATCACTGCAACACCAATTCTAGAGGAAGAGCACGTCGACTTACATCCAGCTGCTTATTCACATCTCCTCTTCATGTCTGATTATTCAGCACCACCCATCTCCATCCCATCCCCAGTCCGCCCAACAAATGTTCCACCCGCTGACCCACTGTATCAAACTAAGACACACTCACAATACATACATGGGCTATGAATCGTGACTGTGAAAGGAAGATGCGCCATTATAAATGGAGCTCCGAAGAACGTGGACTAGGCTGGAGTGTGAAGTGTCCCCTTTTTTATATCAATTGAAAAGACTCTGCACTGGTTCTGTTGGTGGTCTGTGTCTATCCACCTCCCCCAAAGTTCGTCAGCCCGGTTCCCAGTTTTTGGCCAGTGCTCGTATTTACTCCCTACCGTTTTCGTGCTGATACCGCCCCGTGCACTCTGACATGTGATGTCTACATGACGAGGACATTTGTATATGTAGCGATTTCGGGCCGGCGGGTATTTGAGGGAAAATGCAGAAAAAATGGACAATATTTTTCTGGCCAAGGAAACAGCTGGCTTGTGAGCAAAGGCGCCATATATCGAGCCAGTTTTTCAACGCCAAAAAACAAGGCTGATTATTTCTGCCTAAAAGCACTTTTTGGACAATGGCATTGGGTTTCAAACAAGGTTGGAGACTAATCTATTTTTGGGGGAGTGCGAATCACAACAGACCTTCCAACGGGAGTAGATAGTGGAGATATCGAAATTTCGAGGCCACCAGGTTTTTCGCCCAGTCTCGTGGATTCcaaaaatataaatatctTCCCAGAATCTCCACTATCTGTAAACTTTAACCTCCCAGAACCCCCCCTCTAAACTTCCCAGCCACCTACAATAttactgtaggtacagtacattcaAGTATCGGACATACCCACTACGaatacagtacagcacCGGTACTATTCCTGCCCCTCACAACTACACCCCTGTCGTTCATGGGCCTGTTTACGAAAAAGTCCCGTGAGGCGCTCAGCGACACGCCCAAGCTGTCTGCCCTGGCACAACAGCCCGACCTCCCCGTTCTGAGTCCCCCTCCGCTTCCTGCAGCGTCGCAAAGAGCCGTTTCAGGGGGCTCGGTCTCCTCTCTCAATGAGCCCAAGGGATACACTTTGCGAGGCAAGCTGGGGCTGGCCAAGGCTCCACAGAACGTATTTGACGGGTTTGACGGCGCCCAGGTGCCGGACGGAGCTTCTGGATACAACGACTCAATCTACGATGAACAGCTCCCGGACGACGACGCAAGCATCTACGACAGAAGCAGATACGAGGAGAGCGTCTACGGAGATGAGAGGAATGCACAGAAGCAACAGCCACCTCAGTCGGAACACTCCTCGTCGAACAATACAGACTCCAATCTGCCACCACCAATCAACACCTTTGTTCAGCATGGCACTGTTAAGCAGTACACTCCTGAGTTTGGAGGGGCAGAGTTTCCACCCGGAGGAACTGATGGCTCGTCTCATTCGCCCCACAGCTCGCAATTTGCATCGCCTACAGGAGAGTTTCATTCAAACCGAAGTTCGCCCGTAAAGCCGCCCCCTATCACTATTCCAAAGGGAAGATCGTCTCCGCTCGCCTCTGGGAAGTCGCCCATCGGgatctcttcttcttttggAATGAGCCCTTCTACTAATCAAATTAGAAGCCCACTGGGTTCTCCTTCATACATGCTTCCTACATCTACTTATGGAGAGTCACCCAAGGGCAGTGGTATGgcttcagcagcagcagctctgGCGATGGGAGTATCCTCGTTCAAAACCCCTCCGCTGGCC from Yarrowia lipolytica chromosome 1D, complete sequence encodes:
- a CDS encoding uncharacterized protein (Compare to YALI0D22803g, similar to uniprot|P40024 Saccharomyces cerevisiae Probable ATP-dependent transporter YER036C), with product MAVSSSKAKREAKKAEKAAAKAKAEGKEVGKSVDEIVAENTEKIKELKMQKDKDGLSDRVTTGVLASLETSRDLKLTSVSLNFHGKVLIQDSTLELNYGQRYGLLGENGCGKSTFLKALAEREYPVPEIIDIYLLNEPAEPSEWSALEYVVREAEAELKRLEHQVEKILEEDGPESPILEDLYERIDDMDPTTFESRASLILVGLGFNSKTIKKKTKDMSGGWKMRVALAKALFVKPTLLLLDDPTAHLDLEACVWLEEYLKKWPRTLILVSHSQDFLNGVCTNMLDMRMKKMLLYGGNYDSYVKTRNEQETNQMKQYHKQQEEIAHIKKFIASAGTYANLVRQAKSRQKILDKMEADGLIEKVVPDKVFEFRFPAVEKLPPPVLSFDNITFSYSGNPEENLYENLNFGVDMDSRIALVGPNGVGKSTLLKLMTGQLQPTGTEGRISRHTHLKIGVYSQHSQDQLDLTKSSLEFVRDKFSHISHDFQYWRQQLGRFGLTGEGQTALMATLSEGQRSRVVFALLAIEAPNMIFLDEPTNGLDIPTIDSLAQAINEFDGGVVVVSHDFRLLDKIAKDIFVCENKTATRWDGSILSYKAKLAKNVVV